GTAAACAGTTACTACAGATCTGGATCATCTCAATAGAAGATGAGGACTTAGAAGAGGTCCGTAATCTTGATGTGCTGCATAGCGCACTTGGTGAAATGTTAACAGGACTTTTGCCGTGCGAGTGGCTACCATGGAATCAATCCTTATTGTTACTGGTTAAAATAAAAGCCGATAATAATGGCTGGGACCCGGTAGAGTGGGCGATTCGAAAAGCGGAGCAAGTACTCCAATGCCAGCTATTTGCAGCTTGCGGTCGGAGTATAGAAGATGTATATCAGCTACGGCAAGCTATGGACACCGCTGTAGAGGCCAGCTCCTATGCTTGGCTGCTAGATCATGAGCGGAGTGTTCGCTATGAAGAAATTGGAGACCGCAAAGGGCTCCGAAGGGTCTGTACGATAGAAGAAGAGACTGCAATTACCTCTTTATTGCGAGCGGGTAGTAAGGAAGAATTACGGAAACGGATTGGGAATATATTAGAGCGAAGCAAGCAGGATGATCAGGCGACGCCTGGTTCGGTTCAGGCTTACTTGAACTCTTTGCTTATTGCTGGCTACCGATGGTTGGAACGCGCCGCGACTTCAATCGGGTGTTCAAATTTGCTACCTCATGGAGAGGAAGTCGATAAGTTAGAATTGGCACAAAGGCCAGAGCAGACACTTATTTATCATTTTGAATTGATGATGAATCAGTACGGTCTTATGGCTTCAGCTACAAGTCCGGTCCAGCGTGCTCTTGCCTATATTCACGATCACTTAGATCAAAGCCTATCCCTGAGTCAAGTAGCCAAACATGTACATATGAACACGAACTATTTCAGCGAAGTATTCAAACGGGAAACCGGGCAGAATTATATTGAATTTGTTACACAGGCCAAGCTACGTAAAGCGATGTCCATGTTAAGTGAGACACCCGCTAAAATCAGCGAAGTAGCCAATCAAATCGGATATGAGGATATCAAGCACTTTAATCGTTTATTCAAAAAATTCACAGGTCAGACCCCTTCGGAGTATCGGGGTAAGAGCTGAGAATTATCCCCCTATCAACTGAATTATATCCCCTATGTATCCGCTTTCATTATCTTTATAATTAGGGTATTCATCGTTATAGGATGAACTAAGGTTAGTTAATTGGTTCGCTCTATATGACTTAAGGGGGATTGACTATGAGATCAATACGGAAAATGAGTCTTATGCTATTGATTATGGCGTTTATCCTTGCAGCTTGTGGGGACAGCGGCAACAACAAAGCTGCAGAAGTCACCAAAAAGGATGAGAAAGTAAAGCTGACCATATGGCATAACTTTGCCGGAGATGACTTGCGTGCCAAAGCGGTGAGAGGACTTATTGAGAAGTATGCTTTGGACAATCCGCAGGTTGAACTCGATGCACAAGCAATTCCGCCAGATGGCTATCGTCAACGCTTAAGCACGGTTGCGGCTGGTAATGAACTGCCTGATATATTTTTCGTTTATGCGGGAAGTCAGTCGGCTGAATTACATAAAGCCGGATTATTGCAACCGATTACAGAAGTTATTGAAAAGAATCCGGAGTGGAAGGACAATTTCATGCCGGGCGCGTTTGATGCCTTCACATTTGAGCAAGACAAGATTTACTCAGCTCCTATAAGTATGTCAGCAACATCAATTCTCTACTATAACACGTCCATATTTGAGAAATATAAGGTTAAGGTCCCAACAACATGGGATGAAATGTTGACAGCCATTAAGGTTTTTAACGAAAATAAAATCACTCCGATTGCAC
The nucleotide sequence above comes from Paenibacillus sp. IHBB 10380. Encoded proteins:
- a CDS encoding response regulator transcription factor; translated protein: MRVKVLIVDDEVIIRTGLSTVINWEASGFTVLEPAGSAEEALLRIPTERPEIIFTDIRMTGKSGLEMAHEVKKEYPDIEMIVISGFDEFVYAQQALREGVSDYLLKTSRPDEIIQAALRAKQRLERRRHENEQGKAKETVVNRSFLRELFTSASCLKEETVTELWNRYPELRLNKGKQLLQIWIISIEDEDLEEVRNLDVLHSALGEMLTGLLPCEWLPWNQSLLLLVKIKADNNGWDPVEWAIRKAEQVLQCQLFAACGRSIEDVYQLRQAMDTAVEASSYAWLLDHERSVRYEEIGDRKGLRRVCTIEEETAITSLLRAGSKEELRKRIGNILERSKQDDQATPGSVQAYLNSLLIAGYRWLERAATSIGCSNLLPHGEEVDKLELAQRPEQTLIYHFELMMNQYGLMASATSPVQRALAYIHDHLDQSLSLSQVAKHVHMNTNYFSEVFKRETGQNYIEFVTQAKLRKAMSMLSETPAKISEVANQIGYEDIKHFNRLFKKFTGQTPSEYRGKS